A portion of the Deinococcus planocerae genome contains these proteins:
- a CDS encoding MerR family transcriptional regulator produces the protein MRGRLIISRFAVLTGLSPRTLRYYDEIGLLCPEATDELTGYRYYGVTQVDLAVRVRRWRELGLPLDEIQRLIDRPDRAREVFLRHEQRLSAEIENRQRSLLHLRPFLQENPMDYRTEQLSPRQTLTVRTRLQPPHYEVIPEALRELMMYTKARGYRPDAPSFFVHHNDDRGEGSSVEVCLPVAGDVQPAGRIEVKTFGGGLVFVGRFVGPYDKTGAAYAAVVEEALRRGLSITGVTAEFYVKSVPDTPNPEEYETDIAFFLEDLGETGRPLT, from the coding sequence ATGCGAGGTCGCCTGATCATCTCCCGGTTCGCCGTCCTGACGGGCCTCTCCCCAAGAACCCTGCGGTACTACGACGAGATCGGCCTGCTGTGTCCCGAGGCCACGGACGAACTCACCGGCTACCGGTACTACGGCGTCACCCAGGTTGACCTGGCCGTCCGGGTCCGCCGCTGGCGTGAATTGGGGCTGCCCCTCGACGAGATTCAACGCCTGATCGACCGGCCAGACCGCGCGAGGGAGGTCTTTCTTCGTCACGAGCAACGCCTGAGCGCCGAGATCGAGAACCGCCAGCGGTCCCTGCTGCACCTGCGCCCCTTTCTCCAGGAGAACCCTATGGACTACCGCACCGAGCAGCTTTCCCCCCGGCAAACCCTCACCGTCCGCACCCGTCTCCAGCCACCCCACTACGAGGTCATCCCCGAGGCGTTGCGGGAACTGATGATGTACACCAAGGCCCGGGGTTACCGGCCCGACGCTCCCAGCTTCTTCGTCCACCACAACGACGACCGGGGCGAAGGAAGCTCGGTCGAGGTGTGCCTGCCCGTCGCAGGGGACGTGCAACCCGCTGGACGAATAGAGGTGAAGACGTTCGGGGGCGGGCTCGTCTTCGTGGGGCGGTTCGTGGGTCCCTACGACAAGACGGGCGCCGCGTACGCCGCGGTGGTGGAAGAGGCGCTGCGGCGTGGGCTCAGCATCACGGGGGTGACGGCTGAGTTCTACGTGAAGAGTGTGCCGGACACCCCGAACCCGGAGGAGTACGAGACGGACATCGCCTTCTTCCTCGAAGACCTGGGGGAGACGGGGCGACCCCTGACCTGA